A stretch of the Halorussus lipolyticus genome encodes the following:
- a CDS encoding alkaline phosphatase family protein has product MSDGSVYVFGLDGVPPELVDRGIDAGRLPNFERMRAEGTDGTTRSTVPPLSMIAWSSFATGRNPGNHGVYNFMLKSEGEYGTDFVNADTLREQSVPVWEYLDAEGHRSGVMNVMPGYPPSRTSGFHISDNITTPSSGSYAFPDELQQDIEQRVGEYDVDPYEGYDDGTDEQNLQGLLDNFFEIEENRIEVAKLLVKEYPCDFYSLVFSGPDNVLHVLGHVLDETHPKHDPEVAARFDDKPLELLERYDDFLGWVMERMDDDDTMMVLSDHGHGPVYQTINLNSWLYNAGYLELQSRPWTRLKQFGYNHVYDAVETVMSELNLFSKLKMGVARTSGGGSGPDLAELLTISRKDIDWSKTAAFTVASGGQIYINTDDHDEGAVPDHKYDEVRERLREKLLAIEHPDRGDRVIDSVLYGEDVYGDEYEGTRPDLVCMPAPGYQIQYPQTMKTKRVFADPPKTGSHTSMNEMHGIFYAWGGPVESETGVTVDLTDFAPTACSLLDVPVPEEMDGEIRDDVVDVGAERARYDGKVETKRAVREVVGELGEE; this is encoded by the coding sequence TTCGGGCTGGACGGCGTTCCGCCCGAACTGGTCGATAGGGGCATCGACGCCGGGCGACTCCCCAACTTCGAGCGAATGCGCGCCGAGGGCACCGACGGCACGACGCGCTCGACGGTGCCGCCCCTCTCGATGATTGCGTGGAGTTCGTTCGCCACCGGGCGCAACCCCGGCAACCACGGCGTCTACAACTTCATGCTCAAATCCGAGGGCGAGTACGGCACCGACTTCGTGAACGCCGACACCCTCCGCGAGCAGTCGGTGCCGGTCTGGGAGTACTTGGACGCCGAGGGCCACCGGTCTGGCGTGATGAACGTCATGCCGGGCTATCCGCCCTCCCGGACCTCGGGGTTCCACATCTCGGACAACATCACGACGCCCTCGTCTGGGTCCTACGCCTTCCCCGACGAACTCCAGCAGGACATCGAACAGCGCGTCGGCGAGTACGACGTGGACCCCTACGAGGGCTACGACGACGGGACCGACGAACAGAACTTGCAGGGTCTCCTCGACAACTTCTTCGAAATCGAGGAGAACCGCATCGAGGTGGCGAAGCTCCTCGTGAAGGAGTACCCTTGCGACTTTTACTCGCTGGTCTTCTCGGGTCCGGACAACGTGCTTCACGTCCTCGGGCACGTACTGGACGAGACCCACCCCAAGCACGACCCCGAGGTCGCCGCCAGATTCGACGACAAGCCCCTCGAACTGCTCGAACGCTACGACGACTTCTTGGGGTGGGTGATGGAGCGAATGGACGACGACGATACGATGATGGTCCTCTCGGACCACGGCCACGGCCCGGTCTACCAGACCATCAACCTCAACTCGTGGCTCTACAACGCGGGCTACCTCGAACTCCAGTCGCGGCCGTGGACCCGCCTCAAGCAGTTCGGCTACAATCACGTCTACGACGCCGTGGAGACGGTGATGAGCGAACTCAACCTGTTCTCGAAGCTCAAGATGGGCGTGGCCCGGACCAGCGGCGGGGGTTCGGGGCCGGACCTCGCGGAACTGCTGACCATCTCCCGGAAGGACATCGACTGGTCGAAGACCGCGGCGTTCACCGTCGCCAGCGGCGGCCAAATCTACATCAACACCGACGACCACGACGAGGGCGCGGTGCCCGACCACAAGTACGACGAGGTCCGCGAGCGCCTCCGCGAGAAACTGCTGGCCATCGAACACCCCGACCGAGGAGACCGGGTTATCGACTCGGTTCTCTACGGCGAGGACGTGTACGGCGACGAGTACGAGGGTACTCGCCCGGACCTCGTCTGCATGCCCGCGCCGGGCTACCAGATTCAGTACCCCCAGACGATGAAGACCAAGCGCGTGTTCGCCGACCCGCCGAAAACCGGGTCGCACACCTCGATGAACGAGATGCACGGCATCTTCTACGCGTGGGGCGGTCCGGTCGAGAGCGAGACTGGCGTGACGGTGGACCTGACCGACTTCGCGCCGACCGCCTGCTCCCTGCTGGACGTGCCCGTTCCCGAGGAGATGGACGGCGAAATTCGGGATGACGTGGTGGATGTCGGAGCGGAGCGAGCGCGATACGACGGGAAGGTCGAGACGAAGCGGGCGGTCCGGGAGGTTGTTGGAGAGTTAGGCGAGGAGTGA